One Euphorbia lathyris chromosome 1, ddEupLath1.1, whole genome shotgun sequence DNA segment encodes these proteins:
- the LOC136219944 gene encoding spore wall protein 2-like — translation MVLLMHSRFGFVRYGKLPISFIQDSNLYLPFLACFDGEKADPPEHTTIEPEDGEKQCGWFKQLMDHLKEEARDEDEDKAGEDNEDDEKEDGEEEENEEDEKEDGEEEEGTKEVEVDEEEADDDNQFVIRPRVDKRRGLVDEIMERVNHMMTSHQEWCSEQFLSLGSRLSSVEADVKSLKGELQYVEKDDTINDGDANKDEEEEEKDGDAKKGDEEEKDDDGGDDKKERGDANKDDDEEEEKDGDAKKGDEEEKDDEVGYENKKGERNEEQEEQDEGEERKKEEKQKESEKGGDDNKKGGDGKQDEGEERKKGEKPIEGERMKVRVHQT, via the exons ATGGTTTTGCTCATGCACTCCAG GTTTGGATTTGTGAGATATGGAAAGCTACCAATATCTTTTATACAAGACTCGAATTTGTACCTACCATTCCTCGCGTGTTTCGATGGAGAG AAAGCTGATCCTCCTGAACATACAACCATTGAACCAGAAGATGGAGAGAAGCAATGTGGTTGGTTTAAACAACTTATGGACCATTTGAAGGAGGAAGCAAGAGATGAGGACGAGGACAAGGCAGGCGAAGATAATGAAGATGACGAAAAAGAAGATGGCgaagaggaagaaaatgaagaagacgAAAAAGAAGACGGCGAAGAGGAAGAGGGAACAAAAGAAGTTGAGGTGGACGAGGAAGAAGCAGATGATGATAACCAGTTTGTCATCCGTCCAAGAGTGGATAAGAGAAGGGGACTTGTGGATGAAATCATGGAAAGGGTCAATCACATGATGACCTCCCATCAAGAGTGGTGCAGCGAGCAATTTTTAAGCTTAGGGAGTCGATTGTCATCGGTAGAGGCTGATGTTAAGAGCCTAAAGGGTGAACTCCAATATGTGGAGAAAGATGACACAATTAACGATGGGGATGCGAAtaaagatgaagaagaggaggagaaagaTGGGGATGCGAAGAAAGGtgatgaagaagagaaagatGATGACGGAGGTGATGATAAGAAAGAAAGAGGGGATGCGAATAaagatgatgatgaagaggaggagaaagaTGGGGATGCGAAGAAAGGTGATGAAGAAGAGAAGGATGATGAAGTAGGTTATGAGAATAAGAAAGGAGAACGTAATGAGGAACAAGAGGAACAAGATGAAGGTGAGGAGAGGAAAAAAGAAGAGAAGCAGAAAGAAAGTGAGAAAGGAGGTGATGATAATAAGAAAGGAGGTGATGGGAAGCAAGATGAAGGCGAGGAGAGGAAAAAAGGAGAGAAGCCGATAGAAGGTGAAAGGATGAAAGTCAGAGTGCATCAGACTTAG